The Girardinichthys multiradiatus isolate DD_20200921_A chromosome 24, DD_fGirMul_XY1, whole genome shotgun sequence genome has a window encoding:
- the LOC124861179 gene encoding trace amine-associated receptor 13c-like — translation MKGHVILTSLMDGSKNSSLCFPNHNFSCRKLLLPLSETGLFHTLLTLISLLTVMLNLLVIISISHFRQLHNPTNSLLLSLAVSDLAVGLLVMPIEGLRYLETCWLLGRLMCALTPYVFYCLISASLGHMVLISVDRYVAICDPLLYPTRITMINVKICVSLCWVCSLLYNGLILMGHLGQPDRFSTCHGECVVVISRISGTVDLFISFIAPFTVMVVLYFRVLLAALSQVRLIRSQTAATAVKSAQAVTRSEWKAARSLAIVIVVFIMCYCPYFYPSFDGTDTSNSLSYFAALSWILMLNSCMNPIIYVLFYPWFRKAIKLILTLKILQPDSCDMKMM, via the coding sequence ATGAAGGGTCATGTCATCCTCACCTCCCTGATGGACGGCAGTAAGAACTCCTCTCTGTGCTTTCCTAACCATAACTTCTCCTgcaggaagctgctgctgccCCTCTCTGAGACTGGTCTGTTCCACACATTGCTGACTCTCATCTCCCTGCTCACTGTAATGCTCAACCTGCTCGTCATCATCTCCATCTCCCACTTCAGGCAGCTGCACAACCCAACCAACTCCCTGCTCCTGTCCCTGGCTGTGTCTGACCTGGCGGTGGGGCTGCTGGTGATGCCCATCGAGGGGCTGCGGTACTTGGAGACATGCTGGCTGCTGGGGAGACTGATGTGTGCTCTGACTCCTTATGTCTTTTACTGTCTGATCTCTGCCTCTTTGGGCCACATGGTGCTTATATCTGTAGATCGCTATGTGGCCATCTGTGACCCACTCCTTTACCCCACTAGGATCACAATGATTAATGTGAAGatctgtgtttctctctgttGGGTCTGTTCGCTGCTCTACAACGGATTGATCCTGATGGGACACTTAGGCCAGCCAGATAGGTTCAGCACCTGTCACGGGGAGTGTGTTGTAGTTATCAGCCGAATTTCAGGAACTGTTGATCTCTTCATCTCCTTCATAGCACCATTTACTGTCATGGTTGTTCTTTATTTCAGAGTGCTTCTGGCTGCTCTCTCACAGGTGCGTCTCATCCGTTCACAGACAGCGGCTACAGCTGTAAAATCAGCTCAAGCTGTAACAAGATCTGAGTGGAAGGCAGCCAGGAGCCTCGCCATTGTAATTGTTGTGTTTATAATGTGTTATTGTCCTTATTTTTATCCTTCTTTTGATGGCACGGACACATCCAACAGCTTGTCCTACTTCGCTGCTCTGTCTTGGATCTTGATGCTGAACTCTTGCATGAATCCTATCATTTATGTTTTGTTCTACCCCTGGTTCAGAAAAGCTATCAAACTTATCCTAACCCTAAAAATACTGCAGCCTGACTCCTGCGACATGAAGATGATGTAG